Below is a window of Deltaproteobacteria bacterium DNA.
AAGACAGAATCTTCAAGACCGTGATCCTCGCACTGCTCGTCCTTTCGGTACTCATGCAACTCGCGACCTCTGTGTGGGTTCACAGCAAGTTCAAAACAATCCAGAGCAGGCTTTCCGTCTATCCTGTGAACCAACCCACCAAGACCGGCCTGGAGGGAAAGTTACGGAGATTCGAAGAAATCGAGAGGAAACTCGACAGGCTCGTTCGGCAGATCGATGAGGCTATCAAGCCTTTACAAGGAAGGACCCTTACCAGGAGAAGCAAAAAGGCTCCGGCCCGCCTATCTCCAACCGAAAGTCAGAAAGCCAAATACCGAAAGTCCGTCAAATCCACCCATGTGGAGGTCGTTGAGAAAGTCGGCAACTGAGAGTAGAGGAGCCTTCAGCCCCACCCTCTCCGATTCCCTCTCACCCGTTCCCAGTCAAAGGCGAGGCCCGGGTCGATCTTCCTGCCTCTGGGAAGGGCCACCTCCGCGTGCCCCACGATCCGCTCGGGGGTGATCGCCGGGAAAAAGACCCTTATCTGGCCGATCAAATCACCGAGAACCCCATACTGCGTCTCCGTGAACCGGTCCCACCATTGCCCCCCTGCATATACGGCCGACTCTCCAGGGTATTCCGTCCCGTACTCCCCGGGCCATACAAAGAGAGTCCCCTCCCTTTGTTTCAAGAGCCCCCAGTTGACCAGTTCGATGCCTATACTGAAGTCATTCACATCTGGCCTGCCCTGAAACATGCTCTCCCCAGCGTGCCACGCCTTCTTCTCCAGGTCGACCATCTGGACTATACGCCCGTCTCTTCCGATTACGTAATGGACCGACACGGGGCGCTCCTGTTTGAGCAAGAGATCCGCTGTCTCTTCCAGACTGCCCGTGGCAGTATAGTGGAGCACTACCGTGTCGACCCCGGTCTTTCGCTCCTCGAAATGGGGACTCGGCAACCACACGATACCGCAACCGGTTCGTTTCCGCAAACCTTCGCTTACGGCTATGCTCGATCTCCCCCTCACCGGCTCAGGGGGGGGCGGCATCTTCGGAGGTTCTTCTCTACGCCTACTCATCCTCACAAGAGAGGCTCACCCACCAGTCTCTGGTAGGCCTCCAGGTACCTTTCCCTCGTCTTCTCGATCACTTCTCCGGGCAGCTTCGGACCTGGCGACGATCGGTCCCAGTCAAGGGTAAGAAGGTAATCTCTGAGAAACTGCTTATCGAAACTCCTTTGGGGGCGGCCGGGTTCATACTCATCCTTGGGCCAGAACCGGGACGAATCCGGGGTGAGCACCTCATCGATGAGAACAAGAGTCTTTCCCAGGAGCCCGAACTCGAACTTCGTATCAGCAATGATGATTCCCCGCCTGTCGGCAAGGGCCGATGCCTCCTTGTAGATTTCAATGCTCAGTTGCCGGACCTTCTCGGCCAGCTTCCGGCCGATCCTGTCGACCATCCCTTCGAAGGAGATATTCACATCGTGGGCTCCCAGTTCCTCTTTTGTAGCAGGGGTGAAGATGGGTTCCTCCAGGCGGGAGGACTCCACCAACCCCGAGGGCAGTCTGATCCCGCAGACTCCGCCCGTCTTCTGATACTCCTTCCAGCCGGAACCCGAGAGGTAGCCTCGGACAACGCATTCCACCGGCAGAGGGCGGGCCTTCCTGACCAGCATGGCCCGCCCCTCGATATGATCCCGGTATTTCCGGCATTCCCGGGGGAATTGTTCGACAGAAGTGGAAATCATGTGGTTAGGGACGATCTCCTCTGTGGTCTCGAACCAGAACCGGGAAATTTGGTTCAGTACGGTTCCCTTGTCCGGGATCGGATCGGGAAGCACTACATCAAAGGCACTGACCCGGTCTGT
It encodes the following:
- a CDS encoding phosphoribosylaminoimidazolesuccinocarboxamide synthase gives rise to the protein MSPVVRQTDFGDLKLRGRGKVRDIYDLGDELLIVATDRVSAFDVVLPDPIPDKGTVLNQISRFWFETTEEIVPNHMISTSVEQFPRECRKYRDHIEGRAMLVRKARPLPVECVVRGYLSGSGWKEYQKTGGVCGIRLPSGLVESSRLEEPIFTPATKEELGAHDVNISFEGMVDRIGRKLAEKVRQLSIEIYKEASALADRRGIIIADTKFEFGLLGKTLVLIDEVLTPDSSRFWPKDEYEPGRPQRSFDKQFLRDYLLTLDWDRSSPGPKLPGEVIEKTRERYLEAYQRLVGEPLL
- a CDS encoding N-acetylmuramoyl-L-alanine amidase, whose translation is MPPPPEPVRGRSSIAVSEGLRKRTGCGIVWLPSPHFEERKTGVDTVVLHYTATGSLEETADLLLKQERPVSVHYVIGRDGRIVQMVDLEKKAWHAGESMFQGRPDVNDFSIGIELVNWGLLKQREGTLFVWPGEYGTEYPGESAVYAGGQWWDRFTETQYGVLGDLIGQIRVFFPAITPERIVGHAEVALPRGRKIDPGLAFDWERVRGNRRGWG